A single region of the Gracilibacillus caseinilyticus genome encodes:
- a CDS encoding iron-hydroxamate ABC transporter substrate-binding protein yields the protein MKKVLIAFLFVTALLLAACGNTEDSTSTDEADTQETSNQEQAAEEASSSETFTYDSEEGPMELPANPQRIVALSYAPNVLALGGNVVGVDEWTYNNPIMEDKLEGIESVTEESLEKIIELDPDLIIVGSWLKNIDKLKEIAPTVSFTYGKLSYLEQHEEIGKVLNKEQEAKDWVENFKARATQTGEEIKAKIGEDATVSVLENDVKQMAVFGDNWGRGTELLYQELELNMPEKVKEKALADGYYSLSLEVISDFAGDYIVLSKNPDGDTSLLETETWNNIPAVQNGNVLELNTHVIADSDPITLEYLLEQFSTFFLGSVI from the coding sequence GTGAAGAAAGTACTTATCGCATTTTTATTTGTAACAGCGCTTTTATTAGCAGCTTGTGGGAACACAGAGGATTCCACTAGCACAGATGAAGCAGATACTCAAGAAACTAGCAATCAGGAGCAAGCAGCAGAAGAAGCGTCTTCTTCTGAAACTTTCACATACGATTCAGAAGAAGGGCCGATGGAACTACCTGCTAACCCACAACGTATTGTGGCGCTATCATACGCACCGAATGTACTTGCATTAGGTGGAAACGTCGTTGGTGTAGACGAATGGACATATAATAATCCCATCATGGAAGATAAATTAGAAGGCATTGAATCTGTAACAGAAGAAAGCTTAGAGAAAATCATTGAACTAGATCCGGACTTAATCATCGTAGGTTCCTGGTTGAAAAACATTGATAAACTGAAAGAAATCGCACCGACCGTTTCTTTCACTTATGGTAAGTTAAGCTACTTGGAACAACACGAGGAAATCGGAAAAGTTCTTAACAAAGAGCAAGAAGCAAAAGATTGGGTAGAGAATTTCAAAGCTCGTGCAACACAAACTGGCGAAGAGATCAAAGCCAAGATCGGGGAAGATGCGACCGTTTCCGTTCTCGAAAATGATGTGAAACAAATGGCTGTATTTGGCGACAACTGGGGACGTGGAACAGAGTTATTGTATCAGGAGTTGGAGTTGAACATGCCTGAGAAGGTAAAAGAAAAAGCATTAGCAGACGGTTATTATTCCTTATCATTAGAGGTGATCTCGGACTTCGCGGGAGACTATATTGTGTTAAGTAAGAACCCGGATGGTGATACCTCCTTATTGGAAACAGAAACCTGGAACAACATCCCGGCCGTTCAGAATGGGAATGTGCTTGAATTAAATACACATGTGATTGCAGATAGTGATCCGATTACATTGGAATATTTGTTGGAGCAATTTAGTACGTTCTTTTTAGGGAGTGTAATATAA
- a CDS encoding IS256 family transposase, giving the protein MGKPKRDPNSVELANKIIEQYQPETVEDMQHALKDIFGPMFETMLKGEMDHHLGYSSNEKGQKSTVNRRNGYGKKTIKTSTGEVELEVPRDRDGSFEPQVIPKRQRDVSAIENKVIAMYARGMSQRDISSTIEDIYGFSVSHEMVSNMTDHVLTELEEWQTRPLQPCYPFVFVDCLYATVRNDYETKKYAVYTMLGYTIEGKKEILGLWLNETESKHKWMQIFDEIKSRGVEDIFFLSIDGVTGLEEGARVIFPSVTVQRCIVHLIRNSLKYVPSKDYKPFTAALRKVYAASSLKACRSAFENFQQQWSSYPGAIDVWKRHFSHVEQLFDYGSAIRKIMYTTNAVESVHSSYRKVTQKGAFPDENALLKVLYLRTKELEDKWKGGHIQQWAMVMNQLLIHDHLKDRVLKYLE; this is encoded by the coding sequence ATGGGGAAACCGAAAAGAGATCCTAACTCCGTAGAATTAGCTAACAAGATCATTGAACAGTATCAACCTGAAACAGTAGAAGATATGCAACATGCACTAAAAGACATATTTGGACCTATGTTTGAGACGATGTTAAAAGGTGAAATGGACCATCACTTAGGATATTCCTCCAATGAAAAAGGGCAAAAAAGCACGGTAAACAGACGGAATGGATATGGAAAGAAAACCATCAAAACATCCACTGGAGAAGTAGAATTAGAAGTGCCAAGAGATCGAGACGGCTCATTCGAACCACAAGTCATTCCCAAACGTCAGCGAGATGTCTCCGCCATTGAAAACAAAGTCATTGCCATGTACGCCCGTGGTATGTCTCAGAGGGATATATCCTCTACTATTGAAGATATTTATGGATTTTCTGTGTCTCATGAAATGGTATCTAACATGACGGACCATGTACTGACAGAATTAGAAGAATGGCAAACAAGACCCTTACAGCCTTGTTATCCTTTTGTCTTTGTGGACTGCCTTTACGCGACTGTTCGTAATGATTATGAAACGAAGAAATACGCAGTCTATACCATGCTTGGATACACCATCGAAGGCAAGAAAGAGATACTAGGTTTATGGCTTAATGAAACGGAAAGTAAGCATAAATGGATGCAAATCTTTGATGAGATTAAATCGAGAGGAGTAGAAGATATTTTCTTTCTCTCTATCGATGGCGTAACTGGTCTAGAAGAAGGTGCTCGTGTCATATTCCCATCCGTAACGGTCCAACGATGTATCGTTCACCTTATTCGAAATTCCCTTAAATATGTACCAAGTAAGGATTACAAACCCTTCACAGCTGCTTTACGAAAAGTATATGCCGCATCCAGCCTAAAAGCTTGTCGCAGCGCCTTTGAAAACTTTCAACAACAATGGTCTTCTTACCCTGGAGCCATTGATGTCTGGAAGCGCCATTTCTCTCATGTAGAACAGCTTTTTGATTACGGTAGTGCGATTCGTAAAATCATGTATACAACAAATGCCGTAGAAAGTGTTCACTCAAGCTATCGTAAAGTTACCCAAAAAGGAGCATTCCCAGACGAGAATGCCCTATTAAAAGTACTATATTTACGAACGAAAGAATTAGAAGATAAATGGAAAGGTGGCCATATTCAGCAATGGGCCATGGTGATGAACCAGTTGTTAATTCATGACCATCTAAAGGATCGTGTATTAAAGTATTTAGAATAA
- a CDS encoding GNAT family N-acetyltransferase has product MKISQTKDFEVVAKLNKPVHDLHCSLYPKYFNEYNYDEIKEIFKKLIENDDIIFLLLEDNHEAVGYAWIEVREYPENAFEKSYKSIYVHQISIIQTQRKKGDGTALMNNIYNLANEKGIDLIELDYWLDNKIAKEFYEKHDFVKYREFVYKQL; this is encoded by the coding sequence ATGAAAATAAGCCAAACAAAAGATTTTGAGGTAGTTGCCAAATTAAACAAACCAGTTCACGACTTACATTGTTCTCTCTATCCTAAGTATTTTAATGAATATAACTATGATGAAATCAAAGAAATTTTTAAAAAGTTAATAGAAAATGATGATATTATCTTTCTGCTATTAGAAGATAACCATGAAGCAGTAGGTTATGCTTGGATTGAGGTTAGAGAATATCCAGAAAATGCGTTTGAAAAAAGTTATAAATCAATTTATGTTCATCAAATTAGCATAATTCAAACTCAAAGAAAAAAGGGAGATGGCACAGCTTTGATGAATAACATTTATAACTTAGCTAATGAAAAAGGTATAGACTTAATTGAGTTAGACTATTGGTTAGATAACAAAATTGCAAAAGAGTTCTATGAGAAACATGATTTTGTGAAATATCGTGAGTTTGTATATAAACAATTATAA
- a CDS encoding NUDIX domain-containing protein, with amino-acid sequence MNKPLLRAEGIIVNEDKTKILVQCDLEESFYRLPGGSIEFGETAVEAIKRELIEEFDLHSDIGELACINENIVQYDGKKRHDCTLIHWCSSNNKIDNELIHNEKSDIKLIWRTIPQLGDRRFYPEGILNVITSNKKDISHLKVEKNYD; translated from the coding sequence GTGAATAAACCATTGTTAAGAGCTGAAGGGATTATTGTAAATGAAGATAAGACAAAAATCCTTGTGCAATGTGATTTAGAAGAAAGTTTCTATCGTCTTCCAGGTGGAAGTATTGAATTCGGTGAAACAGCAGTTGAGGCTATTAAAAGGGAGTTAATTGAAGAATTTGATTTACACTCAGATATTGGTGAATTAGCTTGTATAAATGAAAATATTGTTCAGTACGATGGGAAGAAAAGGCACGATTGTACTTTAATTCATTGGTGTTCAAGCAATAATAAAATAGATAATGAGTTAATACATAATGAGAAATCAGATATCAAACTCATTTGGCGTACTATACCGCAATTGGGAGACAGACGGTTTTATCCAGAAGGAATACTTAATGTTATCACTTCTAATAAAAAAGATATTTCACATTTAAAAGTTGAAAAGAATTATGATTAA